TTTGTCAAGAACAGACTTCCCAAGTTCCTTGGCTATTTTGAACGGGTATTGCAAGGCGAAGCTAGTGGCGAGGGCCCATGGCTCTATGGTGGAAAGCTTTCTACTGCAGACTTGGTGCTTTTCCAGGTAGGTTCACCATGTCCCATGACAGATCTTTCAAAAGGCCGATGTTAACTGGTCAATGTAGTGTCTTGAC
The Erythrobacter sp. YJ-T3-07 DNA segment above includes these coding regions:
- a CDS encoding glutathione S-transferase C-terminal domain-containing protein produces the protein FVKNRLPKFLGYFERVLQGEASGEGPWLYGGKLSTADLVLFQVGSPCPMTDLSKGRC